A DNA window from Amycolatopsis sp. DSM 110486 contains the following coding sequences:
- a CDS encoding alpha/beta fold hydrolase, whose amino-acid sequence MPTLHTGHGIVLTYDDRGTGDPALLLVHGHPFNRSMWQPQTEHFAERGFRVVVPDLRGYGESTGPAVTGLRDFTRDLIALADHLGLATFVLGGLSMGGQIAMQTVADHPERVQALLLADTFPTAETPEGRQNRRAAATRIERQGMSDYADELLPKMVSPQTRAKNPEVTQHVLTMMRTTPPAGAAAALRARALRPDYRVTLEQVDVPTLVTVGSEDEFTPVSDAQLMRGLVAGSALAVLEGAGHLPNLESAAGFNDVFGRFLNALRPRPDHQAEER is encoded by the coding sequence ATGCCCACCCTCCACACCGGCCACGGCATCGTCCTCACCTACGACGACCGAGGCACCGGCGACCCGGCGCTGCTCCTCGTTCACGGCCACCCCTTCAACCGCTCCATGTGGCAGCCCCAGACCGAGCACTTCGCCGAACGGGGCTTCCGCGTCGTCGTTCCCGACCTCCGCGGCTACGGCGAGAGCACCGGCCCCGCAGTGACCGGCCTCCGCGACTTCACCCGCGACCTCATCGCGCTGGCCGACCACCTCGGCCTCGCCACGTTCGTCCTCGGCGGCCTCTCCATGGGCGGCCAGATCGCCATGCAGACCGTCGCCGACCACCCCGAGCGCGTCCAGGCGCTCCTCCTGGCCGACACCTTCCCCACCGCCGAGACCCCCGAGGGTCGCCAGAACAGACGAGCCGCCGCCACCAGGATCGAGCGACAAGGGATGAGCGACTACGCCGACGAGCTCCTCCCGAAGATGGTCTCCCCGCAAACTCGCGCGAAGAACCCCGAGGTCACCCAGCACGTCCTCACGATGATGCGCACGACGCCACCCGCCGGCGCCGCCGCGGCGCTTCGGGCCCGTGCGCTGCGCCCCGACTACCGGGTGACCCTCGAACAGGTCGACGTCCCCACTCTGGTGACAGTCGGCAGCGAAGACGAGTTCACCCCCGTGTCCGACGCCCAGCTCATGCGCGGGCTCGTGGCCGGTTCCGCACTGGCGGTGCTGGAAGGCGCGGGCCACCTGCCTAACCTGGAGTCCGCGGCCGGGTTCAACGACGTGTTCGGCCGGTTCCTGAACGCACTCCGGCCCCGGCCGGACCACCAGGCGGAAGAACGGTGA
- a CDS encoding SDR family oxidoreductase, translating to MKTVFVTGASAGFGAAITRRFVAEGSRVVATARSADRLAALTSELGESVLPVVLDVRDSDAIVAAVGALPGDWGRIDVLVNNAGLAKGLEPAQEAKLEDWDQMIETNVTGLVHLTRAVLPGMVERGSGHVINIGSIAGTYPYPGGNVYGATKAFVHQFSLNLRSDLRGTGVRVTNIEPGMVGGTEFSNVRFGDDDKAAGVYAGTTPLTADDIAESVFWASAQPPHVNVNVIEIMPVVQSFSALTIHRES from the coding sequence ATGAAGACCGTATTCGTGACCGGCGCGAGTGCCGGGTTCGGTGCCGCGATCACGCGCCGGTTCGTGGCCGAGGGCTCGCGGGTCGTCGCCACGGCCCGCAGTGCCGACCGGCTCGCCGCGCTGACCTCGGAGCTCGGCGAGTCCGTGCTGCCCGTGGTGCTCGACGTGCGCGACAGCGACGCGATCGTCGCGGCCGTCGGCGCGCTGCCCGGCGACTGGGGCCGGATCGACGTGCTCGTGAACAACGCCGGCCTGGCCAAGGGCCTCGAGCCGGCGCAGGAGGCCAAGCTCGAGGACTGGGACCAGATGATCGAGACCAACGTGACCGGTCTCGTGCACCTCACCCGCGCGGTGCTGCCCGGCATGGTCGAGCGTGGCAGCGGCCACGTGATCAACATCGGCTCCATCGCCGGCACCTACCCCTACCCCGGCGGCAACGTCTACGGCGCGACCAAGGCGTTCGTCCACCAGTTCAGCCTCAACCTGCGCAGCGACCTGCGCGGCACCGGTGTGCGCGTGACCAACATCGAGCCCGGCATGGTCGGCGGCACGGAGTTCTCCAACGTCCGCTTCGGCGACGACGACAAGGCGGCAGGCGTCTACGCCGGCACCACCCCGCTCACGGCCGACGACATCGCCGAGTCCGTGTTCTGGGCCTCCGCGCAGCCGCCGCACGTGAACGTGAACGTCATCGAGATCATGCCGGTGGTGCAGAGCTTCTCGGCCCTGACCATCCACCGCGAGAGCTGA